The DNA sequence AAAACTCAAAAGCCCTCCTGTGCCGCACGGCCAGGAGGGCTTTTGAGTTTTGGGCAAGGCCAAGGGCAAGGCTCTATCAATAATCCGCACCGGCCAAACGCCGACCCTACCAGAACTTATTGGTGCACACAACCTGGGCTTTTTTCTTGAGCCGCAGGCCCAGGAGCACCTCGTGGCTGCCGCCGTGGTAGCCAGCCAGCCCGGAAATGCCGGCGTCGTAGGAATAGCCCAGCGTGAACTGCTCGTAGCTGACGCCTACCATCGCCACGGCCGAGTCGAAGGCCCGCCACGACGCGCCGAACCACAGCAGGTCGCGGTACTTAAGCTTGGCGTTGAGGTCGACTGAAAGCGGGGCCGGGTCGACGGCCTTGACCAGCACCGACGGCACCAGCGACCAGTCGTCGTCAATGGGCAGCCGCACCCCGGCCGTGGCGAAGTAGTGGCGCCGCAGGGTGTTGCCGGGCGCGCCAGCGTCCACCAGGTTGGGGCCGTAGGAGAAATTGAGCTTGTTGCCCAGCAGCTGCGCGCTCGACACCCCGAAGTAGAAATCGGGGCTGTACACCCACAGGCCCACCGAGCCGTCGAGCACCCGCGAGGCGGCGCTGCCCGCGCGGGTCGTGGGGTCGTAGAAGTGCAGCTGGTCCCCGTCGACGGCAAACTGCTGCATGCCTACCGATGCGCCCAGCGCCATCCGGATTTTGTTCGTCAGCACCAGGTTGATGGCGTAGGACCCGTAGGCGCCGATGCGGCTCGTGGGGCCCGTCACGTCGTTGTACACGAGGCCGCCGATGGCGTGAAACGGCCGGTGCCGGTCGCGGATGGTGCGCTTGCTGGTGCTGCGCCACTTGCCCAGCGAGGAGCTGGCGCTGGCGTAGTAGGACTTGGGGGCCCCCTCCAGGCCCGTCCACTGGGTGCGGTAGCTGAGCTTCACGTCGATGTAGTCCTCCACGCCCGTGGCGCCGGGGTTCAGGAGGTAGTTGTTGTTCATGTACTGGCTGTACTGCGCTATTTGCTGGGCCCGGGCTGGCGCAGTGGCTAGCAGCAGCAGCGGGAGCAGCAGTAAGTAGAAAGCTCTTTTCATAACAGTAAGTACCTCAGGATTAACGCTAAGAAGAAAGGGCCCAGCCGCAACGAGCGCCGCCGGACGCTTTGTTAATACAGAACCGTAATCGATCCGGCGTAGGAACGGCCCAGGGGCCCCTTCGTCACGACGACGTAGTAATACGTGCCTACCGGCGCGGGCTGGCCGTTGATGTCGCCGCGCCACTCGTTGGCCCGGCTGTAGTTATCGACCGAGAAAACCTTGTTGCCCCAGCGGTTGAACACGTTCACAGTGTTGTCGGGAAACTGCTCGATGAACTCAATCTGCCAGGTGTCATCGCGGCCGTCGCCGTTGGGCGTGAAGGCGTTGGGGATGCGGATGGGCGGGCGCACGGTCACGGTCACCTGATCGGAGCTGGCGCAGCCGCCGACCCCGGCCGAGAGGGTGTAGGTAGTGGTGGCCGTGGGCGCGGCCACGGGGTGCAGCGGGTCGTTGGCCGGAATAGTTAGCCCCGTGGCGGGCGTCCACGTCACGGGGTAGTTGCCGTCGGCAGTGCCTTCCAGCACCACGGATGTGCCCAGCAGAATCTCCTTATCGGGGCCCGCATTCACCACTACCGGCGGCTGAATGCGCACGCCCACGCCGTTGGACACCACCGTTACGGACTGTCCGCAGGCGTTAACGGTGCGCAGGCGCAGCGTCACGAGCTGGCCGTCGCGCAGCGTTGTGCTGGTGAAGACCGGCCCTATGGCCCCGTTCACGTCGTTGCCGTTCACCTGCCATTGGTAGGCGGGGGCCAGGCCGGCCTCCGTCACGCTGGCGATGCTGAACGTGAGTGGTGCGCCCAGGCACACGGGTCCGTTGGGCTGTACAGTGATGGCGAGTGTGGGCGTGGGCGTCGGCGTGCGCGTCACTGTGACCGTAGCCGCGACCAGGTTTGCCGTGACGCACAGCCCCGCCGTGGGCGTTACTTCCACCCGCACCTGGTCACCGGTCACCAGCGTGCTGCTCGTGAACGTGGGCCCGCTGGCCACGGCCACGTTGTTGACGAACCATTGAAAACCAGGCGTGGGGCCCACGTTCGTGGCCACAGCCGCGAAGGTGAGGGCCGTGCCGGGGCATTGCGTGGGCGGCGCCGCCAGGCTCACGCTGGGCGTCACGAAGGGCTGCACAACTATCGTCAGCACGTTGGAAACCGCTGTGGAACAGGTGCCCGTGCCCGACGTTGCCCGGCGCCGGTAGTAGGTGGTGGCCGTGAGTGGCCCAGTCGCGTAAATAAGGCCGGTGGCCCCGGCGATGGGGTTCCAGTTGGCATTATCTGCCGACACTTCCCATTGGTAAGTAAAAGTGCCCGTGCCGCCGCTGGCCTCGGTACCGCTGGAAAATGAAGAGGGCGCGGTGCCGGTGCAGATGGTCTGGCTGGCCGAGATGCTGCCCGCGTTCAGCGGTGGCAACAGCGTCAGGGCAACGGAGGACGAATATTCCAGGCCGCAAACCCCCGATGTTGCCCGGCGCCGGTAGTAGGTGGTGGCTGTGAGCGGGCCGGGCGCGTAGTCGGCGCCGGTGGCGCCGGCAATGGGCGTCCAGGTACTGTTGTTCGGCGACGATTCCCACTGGTAAGCATACGTGCCCGTACCGCCACTGGCCCCCGCCGTGCTGGTGAGGGGGGCGGGGGTAGCGCCCGGACACAGCCCCTGGGGGCTGCCGATGGTGCCGGCCGCCAGTGCCGGGGCCACGGTGATGACCACGACGTTGGAGAAAACCGGGGCGCAGGTACCGGGCGAACTCGCCCGGCGGCGGAAGTAAGCGGTGGAGCCGAGCGAGCCCGGCGCGTAAGCCAGCCCGGTAGCCCCGTTAATAGCAGTCCAGGTCGCATTGTCCGGGGAGAATTCCCACTGATAGGCAATGGGCCCCGGGCCGCCCGTGGCCGGCGTTTCGCTGGTGAGGGGCGCCGGCGCCGCGCCGAGGCAGATGGCTTGGTTGGCCGCAATAGTGCCGGCCAACAGGGCAGGCAGCACGGTCAGCTTCACGGCGTTGGATACCGCGCCGCAGGGCCCCGACGTCACCCGGCGGCGGAAGTAGGTGGTGGCGGCGAGGATTCCGGGTACGAAGGTTGCGTTCGTAGCGCCAGCAATGGCCGTCCAGGCAATGTTGTCCGGCGACGATTCCCACTGATAAATGAATGTGCCGGTGCCACCTATGGGCAGGGAGGTGCTCATGAGGGGCACGGCGCCGCTGCCCGCGCATACGGTTTGGTCGGCGGTAATGCTGCCAGCGGTCAGCACCGGCAGCACGGTGATGGCAACGGACGCCGTGGGCGTGCGCGGGGCGCAGAAGCCCGAGGTCACCAGCCGCCGGAAATAGGTGGTGACGGTGAGGGGCCCCGGCGCGAAACCCGGGCCATTGGCACCGTTAATGTCGGCCCAGGTGGTGTTGTCGGGCGACGACTGCCACTGGAACGTGAACTGCCCGGTGCCGGCGCCGGGCGCGGCCGTGCTGGTGAGCGGGGCCGGTGTGGACCCGCCGCACAGCGTTTGGGCCGCCCCGATGCTGCCCGGTGTGGGGGCCCCTGGTACTGGAACCTGGAACTGAATCTGCCGGCAAAAGCAGCCGGTTGTGATAAGGAGCGTTACCGTGTAACTCTTCGCGCTGGGGAAGGTGTGGGGCGGATTAGCCAGCATCGACTTAGGACTACCGTCGCCAAAATCCCAGGAGTAGCTCACCAGGGCAAAATTGACGGGCGGGCTCGTAAACGTAATCTCCAAACAAGCCGTGGACTGCGCCCCGAAGCCAAATTGCAGCAACGAGCTTTGGTTGAAGTTGACCAGGCCCAGGCCGCTCAGGCGCCCCCCCAGCTTCAGGCTGTCGTCGGCGTAGCGGGCCTTGGCCCCCAGCGAGTCGGGGTAGGTAATGAAGCCCAGCGCGGGCTGGTTGTTGCGGGCCACGTAAATCTTGCCATCGGGTGCGGCTTGCAGGGAACCCAGGTCGGCGGGGGTCTTCTGCTTAAGTGGAATGTCCTTCGGCTTGGGAACCGGCCCATTGCCGCTGATATCGAATTGCAGTAGCTTGGGCGGGTTCATCACCGTTGCGTAGAGGTAGCTACCGGGCGAAAACCCAACCCCGTAGTATTTCCCCGCGCCTTTGTCCACGATGTACGGAACCATTGGATTCGCGCTCACCGTGCCCGTGTTGGTATTAAACCCGAACAGTTCGACGGTGCTGCTACTGTCGCCCAGTACTTCGCTGTAGCGGGCCAGGGCCAGCCGCTGGCCATCGGGGGTTACCTTCATCTGGCCTTTGTAGCCCAGAGCCGCCTTGCTCGGCGCGTGCAAGCTGCCGATAGTCGAAATAATGGGCGCGTCGATGAGGACCGGACCTATATAGTTGGCTGCTTGCTGCACACGATAGGCCAGAAAGGCATCGCCCCGGTTATCATTGCCGGTTTTGGCATCGCCCCAGCCGTGCGTGATGACCCAGATATCACAGCCGTTTTTATGGAATACGCCCGTTAGCTTCTCCGCCGTGCCACGGGCCAGGGGCGTATTTCTGGTAGCGAGTATGACGGTGCCCGGCCCACCGCCCGCGGGAATGGTTATTTCCGAGTAGCTCAGGCCCACGGTGCTGTTCAGGGTGAAGAGCAGGTAGCGCGTCGGTTGACCCGGCATAGGTATGCCCGGCATCTTAAGGGGCAGGGGGCCGTCGGTAGTGAAGCGATTGCCAGCCAAGCCCGTGCCATTGGTCATCACGGTACCGTCGCCGTTCCAAACGGTTTCGCCGTTGCTATAAAAGAGGATTTTGCCGTTTTTATCCGACATCACCCCCGAGCCAGCGGGGGCGTCCATCGCCCCGTCCGTCAGCACCTTGGGCAGGGAACTACGATTGAGAGAATCGACCGTGAGATTATTGAAGTCAAGCCCCGCTTTGTAGCCGAAGTACCAAGTGTTGGCAAACTTCTCGTCAGCCGCGCACTCAGGCGGGGCCGGGGGAGCCGTTTGCGCCAGGGTCGCTGAGGCCCCACCCAGCAGGAGCAGCAGCGCCAGTAGCCAGCCCATCGCTGGCCGGCGGGGCTTAACAGTAAGTGGGGTAAGAATTCGGGGAGTGGATAGGGTAGAATACAGTAGCGCTGCGGGCATAGGGGGGCAGGTAAGTGGGCAGACAGGTAAGCGGCTACTTTAGAAGAGAAGAACCACTCGTCGCCCTTTAAGGAACGGAGCCTGATGACCAGTTATTGCTGTAAAAAGCGCTGCTAGTCGGTTTCAAGTAAAGCTACGCACTGCCAGCCAGCTTTGTGCAAGGCAATGCCCGAATAGTGCCGAAGGAGCCCACCCAACGCTCCTTTATGGGCTCCGCTGGCCTCAGCCGCGTGGGTGGGGCCAGCGGGGGGCGGTTTGCGGCAAGCTGAAAAGCTCCCGTTTTCGGCTCCGGACTTTCCCGGGCGTGGCGTGGGCTGCGCCGCTGCGGCCGAGTAGTTTTGCCTGCATGACGGCCATGTACTCTTTTGGTTTGGTTGCCTTGCTGCTCGGGGCCGGCATGGCCTACAGCACCCGCACCGGCAAGCTGACCCCCGCCGCCGCTGGCACGGGGGGCCTCCTGGGCCTGCTCATCTACGGGGGCGCGGGCTTTGGGGGACTTGGCCTGTTGGTCCTCTTTTTTGGGTTGGGTTCGGCTGCTTCGGCGTGGCAGGGCCCCACGAAGCGCCGGCTCGGGCTGGCCGAAGCCAACAAAGGCCGGCGCACCGCAGGGCAGGTGCTGGCCAATGCTGGCGTGGCGGGGCTGCTCGGGGCGGTGGCCGCGTGCTATCCCGCGCACGCGCCGCTGGCCCGGCTGATGCTGGCCGGGAGCTTTGCCGCGGCCACGGCCGACACGCTGGCCTCGGAGCTGGGCAACGTCTACGGCCGCCGCTACTACAACGTCCTGACCTGGCGGCCCGACGTGCGGGGCGAGAACGGGGTCGTCAGCCTGGAGGGTACGCTCCTGGGCCTGGTGGGG is a window from the Hymenobacter nivis genome containing:
- a CDS encoding PorP/SprF family type IX secretion system membrane protein; this encodes MKRAFYLLLLPLLLLATAPARAQQIAQYSQYMNNNYLLNPGATGVEDYIDVKLSYRTQWTGLEGAPKSYYASASSSLGKWRSTSKRTIRDRHRPFHAIGGLVYNDVTGPTSRIGAYGSYAINLVLTNKIRMALGASVGMQQFAVDGDQLHFYDPTTRAGSAASRVLDGSVGLWVYSPDFYFGVSSAQLLGNKLNFSYGPNLVDAGAPGNTLRRHYFATAGVRLPIDDDWSLVPSVLVKAVDPAPLSVDLNAKLKYRDLLWFGASWRAFDSAVAMVGVSYEQFTLGYSYDAGISGLAGYHGGSHEVLLGLRLKKKAQVVCTNKFW
- a CDS encoding gliding motility-associated C-terminal domain-containing protein; this translates as MGWLLALLLLLGGASATLAQTAPPAPPECAADEKFANTWYFGYKAGLDFNNLTVDSLNRSSLPKVLTDGAMDAPAGSGVMSDKNGKILFYSNGETVWNGDGTVMTNGTGLAGNRFTTDGPLPLKMPGIPMPGQPTRYLLFTLNSTVGLSYSEITIPAGGGPGTVILATRNTPLARGTAEKLTGVFHKNGCDIWVITHGWGDAKTGNDNRGDAFLAYRVQQAANYIGPVLIDAPIISTIGSLHAPSKAALGYKGQMKVTPDGQRLALARYSEVLGDSSSTVELFGFNTNTGTVSANPMVPYIVDKGAGKYYGVGFSPGSYLYATVMNPPKLLQFDISGNGPVPKPKDIPLKQKTPADLGSLQAAPDGKIYVARNNQPALGFITYPDSLGAKARYADDSLKLGGRLSGLGLVNFNQSSLLQFGFGAQSTACLEITFTSPPVNFALVSYSWDFGDGSPKSMLANPPHTFPSAKSYTVTLLITTGCFCRQIQFQVPVPGAPTPGSIGAAQTLCGGSTPAPLTSTAAPGAGTGQFTFQWQSSPDNTTWADINGANGPGFAPGPLTVTTYFRRLVTSGFCAPRTPTASVAITVLPVLTAGSITADQTVCAGSGAVPLMSTSLPIGGTGTFIYQWESSPDNIAWTAIAGATNATFVPGILAATTYFRRRVTSGPCGAVSNAVKLTVLPALLAGTIAANQAICLGAAPAPLTSETPATGGPGPIAYQWEFSPDNATWTAINGATGLAYAPGSLGSTAYFRRRASSPGTCAPVFSNVVVITVAPALAAGTIGSPQGLCPGATPAPLTSTAGASGGTGTYAYQWESSPNNSTWTPIAGATGADYAPGPLTATTYYRRRATSGVCGLEYSSSVALTLLPPLNAGSISASQTICTGTAPSSFSSGTEASGGTGTFTYQWEVSADNANWNPIAGATGLIYATGPLTATTYYRRRATSGTGTCSTAVSNVLTIVVQPFVTPSVSLAAPPTQCPGTALTFAAVATNVGPTPGFQWFVNNVAVASGPTFTSSTLVTGDQVRVEVTPTAGLCVTANLVAATVTVTRTPTPTPTLAITVQPNGPVCLGAPLTFSIASVTEAGLAPAYQWQVNGNDVNGAIGPVFTSTTLRDGQLVTLRLRTVNACGQSVTVVSNGVGVRIQPPVVVNAGPDKEILLGTSVVLEGTADGNYPVTWTPATGLTIPANDPLHPVAAPTATTTYTLSAGVGGCASSDQVTVTVRPPIRIPNAFTPNGDGRDDTWQIEFIEQFPDNTVNVFNRWGNKVFSVDNYSRANEWRGDINGQPAPVGTYYYVVVTKGPLGRSYAGSITVLY
- a CDS encoding DUF92 domain-containing protein, which produces MTAMYSFGLVALLLGAGMAYSTRTGKLTPAAAGTGGLLGLLIYGGAGFGGLGLLVLFFGLGSAASAWQGPTKRRLGLAEANKGRRTAGQVLANAGVAGLLGAVAACYPAHAPLARLMLAGSFAAATADTLASELGNVYGRRYYNVLTWRPDVRGENGVVSLEGTLLGLVGSALVAGLYGLCFGWGPSVGWLLVAGTAGNLADSVLGATLERQQLISNNTVNLLNTLVGALVAGAL